One genomic segment of Amycolatopsis sp. Hca4 includes these proteins:
- a CDS encoding DUF4190 domain-containing protein: protein MSYPQDPNNPYGQQPPSGGYQQPGYGQPSGYQQPGYGQQYPSGGYPQYPGYPGMQAPPPQGSGLAVGALVCSVLGFVLCFLVGIAGIIMGHIAHGKAKRGEADGQGVALAAIIVGYVGIALNIGFFALGLALGFLGYA from the coding sequence ATGAGTTATCCGCAGGATCCGAACAACCCGTACGGCCAGCAGCCGCCCTCGGGTGGCTACCAGCAGCCCGGTTACGGCCAGCCGTCCGGCTACCAGCAGCCCGGCTACGGCCAGCAGTACCCGAGCGGCGGCTACCCGCAGTACCCGGGCTACCCCGGGATGCAGGCCCCGCCGCCGCAGGGCTCCGGGCTCGCGGTCGGGGCGCTCGTCTGCTCGGTCCTCGGCTTCGTGCTGTGCTTCCTGGTCGGCATCGCGGGGATCATCATGGGCCACATCGCCCACGGCAAGGCGAAGCGCGGCGAAGCCGACGGCCAGGGCGTCGCGCTGGCGGCGATCATCGTGGGGTACGTCGGCATCGCGCTCAACATCGGGTTCTTCGCACTCGGGCTCGCGCTCGGCTTCCTCGGCTACGCGTGA
- a CDS encoding DUF4190 domain-containing protein yields MTDPSGDKDRPADPTAAYDPPPTADPAPYRPENYDPPSADATVAEPVPADEPQATETVAAEPPSAATAEQPGGLPPGSYETPAAYIPGTPFAPPGQPVPQAYQQQPYPPAYGQPYAAPAPYGQPAPYGQPYASPRTQDNALAVGALVCSILGFCSGVTALAGLIMGHIALAKTNRGEAGGRGLATAAVIIGYVVIALWVGFFTTLIILGTNGYLNG; encoded by the coding sequence ATGACCGACCCGTCCGGGGACAAGGACCGCCCGGCCGACCCGACCGCGGCCTACGACCCGCCGCCGACAGCGGACCCGGCGCCGTACCGGCCGGAGAACTACGACCCGCCGTCGGCCGACGCCACCGTCGCCGAGCCGGTCCCGGCGGACGAGCCTCAAGCCACCGAGACCGTCGCGGCCGAGCCACCGTCCGCTGCGACCGCGGAGCAGCCCGGCGGGCTGCCGCCCGGGTCGTACGAGACGCCGGCGGCCTACATCCCCGGCACGCCGTTCGCGCCGCCGGGACAGCCGGTCCCGCAGGCCTACCAGCAGCAGCCGTACCCCCCGGCCTACGGCCAGCCGTACGCGGCACCGGCTCCGTACGGGCAGCCCGCGCCGTACGGGCAGCCGTACGCGTCGCCGCGCACGCAGGACAACGCGCTGGCGGTCGGGGCCCTGGTGTGCTCGATCCTCGGGTTCTGCTCCGGTGTCACCGCGCTCGCCGGGCTCATCATGGGCCACATCGCGCTCGCCAAGACCAACCGCGGCGAAGCGGGCGGCCGCGGGCTGGCCACGGCCGCGGTGATCATCGGCTACGTCGTGATCGCGCTGTGGGTCGGCTTCTTCACCACCCTGATCATCCTGGGCACGAACGGCTACCTGAACGGCTAG
- a CDS encoding slipin family protein: MVVEVLSAVVLAGGVWLASSVRVVKQYERGLIYRFGRVRSRVREPGLTVLVPFADRLQKVNMQIVTMPIPAQDGITRDNVTVRVDAVVYFKVIDPVVAAVNVQDYRSAVGQVAQTSLRSIIGKSELDDLLSNRERLNEGLELMIDSPALDWGIHIDRVEIKDVALPEAMKRSMSRQAEAERERRARVISADGELQASHKLAQAAARMADTPSALQLRLLETVVQVSSEKNSTLVLPFPVELLRFLDAHTAKPAAPAAPPAEAEPEPEAELTDAKPEVNGHATPSPRSPGDAVLPSAD, encoded by the coding sequence ATGGTGGTGGAGGTTCTCAGCGCCGTCGTCCTCGCCGGCGGGGTCTGGCTGGCGTCGAGCGTGCGGGTCGTGAAGCAGTACGAACGCGGGCTGATCTACCGGTTCGGGCGGGTGCGGTCGCGGGTCCGCGAGCCGGGGCTGACGGTGCTCGTGCCGTTCGCGGACCGGCTGCAGAAGGTCAACATGCAGATCGTGACCATGCCGATCCCCGCCCAGGACGGCATCACCCGCGACAACGTCACGGTCCGCGTCGACGCCGTCGTCTACTTCAAGGTGATCGACCCGGTGGTCGCGGCGGTCAACGTCCAGGACTACCGGTCGGCGGTCGGCCAGGTCGCGCAGACGTCGCTGCGCTCGATCATCGGCAAGAGCGAGCTCGACGACCTGCTCTCCAACCGCGAGCGCCTCAACGAGGGCCTGGAGCTGATGATCGACAGCCCGGCGCTGGACTGGGGCATCCACATCGACCGCGTCGAGATCAAGGACGTCGCGCTGCCGGAGGCGATGAAGCGCTCGATGTCGCGGCAGGCCGAGGCGGAGCGGGAGCGGCGCGCGCGGGTCATTTCCGCCGACGGCGAGCTGCAGGCGTCGCACAAGCTCGCGCAGGCCGCGGCGAGGATGGCCGACACCCCCTCGGCGCTGCAGCTGCGGCTGCTGGAGACCGTGGTGCAGGTGTCGTCGGAGAAGAACTCGACGCTGGTGCTGCCGTTCCCGGTGGAGCTGCTGCGGTTCCTCGACGCGCACACGGCCAAACCGGCCGCCCCGGCGGCCCCGCCGGCCGAAGCCGAGCCCGAGCCCGAGGCCGAGCTCACGGACGCGAAACCGGAGGTGAACGGCCACGCCACCCCGTCGCCGCGCAGCCCCGGCGACGCGGTGCTGCCGTCGGCGGACTAG
- a CDS encoding aminoglycoside phosphotransferase family protein yields MVTDLRVPPLFAARAPKVLGPGAVPWLAALPELAAEYARKWSLVFEGEAMHGYVGVVQPARLPDGTPVVLKLGWRDAESADEPLALSTWAGRGAVLLLDSAPDDGVLLLERLDPGRTLDDLPLRSAIPLIGGLARRLAVPAPAALARHLRTEAARLAEELPRRWAELGEPFEKRLVDAAVAICRELGPSAGDVLVNEDLHFQNVLAGTREPWLVIDPKPLAGDLEWGVIPLFWNRFTESTLDERFALIVSSHELDAERARSWTLVRAVQNWIWMVEEQLETGEDSDDPAFITVAEIAPWAASR; encoded by the coding sequence GTGGTGACCGATCTTCGCGTTCCCCCGCTGTTCGCCGCCCGCGCGCCGAAGGTCCTCGGGCCGGGGGCCGTCCCGTGGCTGGCCGCCCTGCCGGAGCTCGCCGCGGAGTACGCCCGGAAGTGGAGCCTGGTGTTCGAGGGCGAAGCCATGCACGGCTACGTCGGCGTGGTGCAGCCCGCGCGCCTGCCCGACGGCACGCCGGTGGTGCTGAAGCTGGGCTGGCGCGACGCCGAGTCCGCCGACGAACCGCTCGCACTGTCCACATGGGCCGGTCGAGGAGCGGTGCTGCTGCTGGATTCCGCGCCGGACGACGGCGTCCTGCTGCTCGAGCGGCTCGACCCCGGCCGCACCCTCGACGACCTCCCGCTGCGCTCGGCGATCCCGCTCATCGGCGGCCTCGCGCGGCGGCTGGCCGTCCCCGCACCGGCAGCACTGGCCCGGCACCTGCGCACCGAGGCGGCGCGGCTGGCCGAGGAACTCCCCCGCCGCTGGGCCGAACTCGGCGAGCCGTTCGAGAAGCGGCTGGTCGACGCCGCCGTCGCGATCTGCCGCGAACTCGGGCCGTCGGCGGGCGACGTGCTGGTGAACGAGGACCTGCACTTCCAGAACGTCCTGGCCGGCACGCGCGAGCCGTGGCTGGTCATCGACCCGAAGCCACTGGCCGGCGACCTCGAGTGGGGCGTCATCCCGCTGTTCTGGAACCGCTTCACCGAGTCCACACTGGACGAACGGTTCGCGCTCATCGTCTCTTCGCACGAACTGGACGCCGAACGCGCTCGCTCCTGGACGCTGGTCCGCGCGGTGCAGAACTGGATCTGGATGGTGGAGGAACAGCTCGAAACGGGCGAAGACAGCGACGACCCCGCGTTCATCACAGTGGCGGAAATCGCTCCTTGGGCAGCCAGCCGATAG
- a CDS encoding CBS domain-containing protein, whose translation MAAVNRVFAAQLSGLPVFGPDGESIGRVRDLVAGLRLDAQPPRILGLVVELATRRRVFVPMLRVTSIEPSAVTLATGSVNMRQFNQRPNEVLVLGQLLDAHATLAGSGTRITVVDAGMEPTRTRDWVLAKLAIRERRVGLGRRRAAMQVLPWSEVAGLGLADLGAQPQGAGQLLMLFDTMRPADIAATVRDLPLKRRHEVADAMDDERLADVIEELPDDDQKELLAYLAEERAADVLEAMNPDDAADLLAELAPAEQSRLLELMEPEESAPVRRLLEYSSDTAGGLMTPEPVVLTPDTTIAEALAHIRNAELPPALASMVFVCRPPTATPTGRYVGVVHFQRLLREPPAELVASAVDTGLPPLKPGATLAEVTRYFAAYNLTCGPVVDTEDHLIGAVTVDDVLDHLLPEDWRETGLHDTLEEDRA comes from the coding sequence ATGGCCGCGGTCAACAGGGTTTTCGCAGCTCAGCTGTCCGGGTTGCCGGTTTTCGGTCCGGACGGCGAATCGATCGGCCGCGTCCGCGACCTGGTCGCCGGCCTGCGCCTGGACGCGCAGCCGCCGCGGATCCTCGGGCTGGTCGTCGAGCTGGCCACCCGGCGGCGGGTCTTCGTGCCGATGCTGCGGGTCACCTCGATCGAGCCGAGCGCGGTGACGCTCGCCACCGGCTCGGTCAACATGCGCCAGTTCAACCAGCGCCCCAACGAGGTGCTGGTGCTCGGCCAGCTGCTCGACGCGCACGCGACGCTGGCCGGGTCGGGCACCCGGATCACCGTCGTCGACGCCGGGATGGAACCGACCCGCACCCGCGACTGGGTGCTCGCCAAGCTGGCCATCCGCGAGCGGCGGGTCGGGCTGGGCCGCCGCCGCGCCGCGATGCAGGTGCTGCCCTGGTCGGAGGTGGCCGGGCTGGGCCTGGCCGACCTGGGCGCCCAGCCCCAGGGCGCGGGCCAGCTGCTGATGCTGTTCGACACGATGCGCCCGGCCGACATCGCCGCGACCGTGCGCGACCTGCCGCTCAAGCGCCGGCACGAGGTCGCCGACGCGATGGACGACGAGCGCCTCGCCGACGTCATCGAGGAGCTGCCGGACGACGACCAGAAGGAGCTGCTGGCCTACCTGGCCGAGGAGCGCGCGGCCGACGTCCTGGAGGCGATGAACCCCGACGACGCCGCCGACCTGCTGGCCGAGCTGGCGCCGGCCGAGCAGAGCCGGCTGCTGGAGCTGATGGAGCCGGAGGAGTCGGCGCCGGTCCGGCGGCTGCTGGAGTACTCGTCGGACACCGCGGGCGGCCTGATGACGCCGGAGCCGGTGGTGCTGACCCCGGACACGACGATCGCCGAGGCGCTGGCCCACATCCGCAACGCCGAGCTGCCGCCGGCGCTGGCGAGCATGGTGTTCGTCTGCCGCCCACCGACGGCGACGCCGACCGGGCGGTACGTCGGCGTCGTCCACTTCCAGCGGCTCCTGCGGGAGCCGCCGGCCGAGCTGGTGGCCAGCGCCGTGGACACCGGGCTCCCGCCGCTGAAGCCGGGCGCGACGCTGGCCGAGGTCACGCGGTACTTCGCGGCCTACAACCTGACCTGCGGGCCGGTCGTCGACACCGAGGACCACCTGATCGGCGCGGTGACCGTCGACGACGTGCTCGACCACCTGCTGCCCGAGGACTGGCGGGAGACCGGGCTGCACGACACCTTGGAGGAAGACCGTGCCTGA
- a CDS encoding DUF1003 domain-containing protein has protein sequence MPELTSGRRLDQPRGQNRFRLNIDPDTFGRLSERLARFLGTGKYLFWQTLIVIVWIVLNITAVSLQWDPYPFILLNLAFSTQAAYAAPLILLAQNRQDDRDRVSLEEDRNRAAQTKADTEYLARELAALRLAIGEVATRDYLRSELDRLREDLDVKPKKSRTPTGT, from the coding sequence GTGCCTGAGCTGACGTCGGGACGGCGGCTCGACCAGCCCCGCGGCCAGAACCGGTTCAGGCTGAACATCGACCCGGACACGTTCGGCAGGCTGTCCGAACGACTGGCGCGGTTCCTCGGCACCGGGAAGTACCTGTTCTGGCAGACGCTGATCGTCATCGTGTGGATCGTGCTGAACATCACGGCGGTGTCGCTGCAGTGGGACCCGTACCCCTTCATCCTGCTCAACCTGGCGTTCTCGACGCAGGCGGCGTACGCGGCGCCGTTGATCCTGCTGGCCCAGAACCGCCAGGACGACCGCGACCGCGTCTCACTGGAGGAGGACCGCAACCGGGCGGCCCAGACGAAGGCGGACACGGAGTACCTGGCCCGCGAGCTGGCCGCGCTGCGGCTGGCGATCGGCGAAGTGGCGACGCGCGACTACCTGCGCAGCGAGCTGGACCGGCTGCGGGAGGACCTGGACGTAAAGCCCAAGAAGTCCCGTACGCCTACCGGTACGTAA
- a CDS encoding Mrp/NBP35 family ATP-binding protein produces MTSTQQLPSVDDVRSALKSVQDPEIRKPITDLGMVKDVAVGADGVVTVGIYLTVAGCPLKATLTNDTREAVSKLPGVVDVRVELDVMSDEQRSELRKSLRGDAAEPVIPFAQPGSMTRVYCVASGKGGVGKSSVTVNLAAAMAARGLSVGVVDADIYGHSIPRMLGAREKPTKVDTMIMPPQSHGVKVISIGMFTPGNTPVVWRGPMLHRALQQFLADVFWGDLDILLLDLPPGTGDIAISVAQLIPNAEILVVTTPQQAAAEVAERAGAIALQTRQRVAGVIENMSWLETPSGERMEIFGSGGGATVAESLSKSIGSEVPLLGQVPMDPRVVAQGDAGTPIVLSEPEAPASVVLSDVAKKLSVRARGLAGMMLNVTPAGR; encoded by the coding sequence GTGACCAGTACGCAGCAGCTCCCCAGCGTCGACGACGTCCGCAGCGCGCTGAAGAGCGTGCAAGACCCCGAGATCCGGAAACCCATCACGGACCTGGGGATGGTCAAGGACGTGGCGGTCGGCGCCGACGGCGTCGTGACGGTCGGCATCTACCTGACGGTGGCCGGCTGCCCGCTGAAGGCAACGCTGACCAACGACACTCGCGAGGCGGTTTCGAAGCTGCCGGGCGTGGTGGACGTGCGCGTCGAGCTGGACGTGATGAGCGACGAGCAGCGCTCCGAGCTGCGGAAGTCCCTGCGCGGCGACGCGGCCGAGCCGGTGATCCCGTTCGCGCAGCCGGGCTCGATGACCCGGGTGTACTGCGTGGCCTCGGGCAAGGGCGGCGTCGGCAAGTCGTCGGTGACGGTCAACCTGGCGGCGGCGATGGCCGCGCGGGGCCTGTCGGTGGGTGTGGTGGACGCGGACATCTACGGCCACTCGATCCCCCGCATGCTGGGCGCGCGCGAGAAGCCGACCAAGGTCGACACGATGATCATGCCGCCGCAGTCCCACGGCGTGAAGGTGATCTCGATCGGCATGTTCACCCCGGGCAACACCCCGGTGGTCTGGCGCGGCCCGATGCTGCACCGGGCACTGCAGCAATTCCTGGCGGACGTCTTCTGGGGCGATCTGGACATCCTCCTGCTGGACCTCCCCCCGGGCACGGGCGACATCGCGATTTCGGTGGCCCAGCTGATCCCCAACGCGGAGATCCTGGTGGTGACAACCCCCCAGCAGGCGGCGGCGGAGGTGGCCGAGCGAGCCGGAGCGATCGCGCTGCAGACGCGCCAGCGAGTGGCGGGCGTGATCGAGAACATGTCGTGGCTGGAGACGCCTTCCGGAGAGCGAATGGAGATCTTCGGCTCGGGCGGCGGCGCCACGGTGGCTGAGTCGCTGTCGAAGTCGATCGGATCGGAAGTGCCGCTCCTGGGCCAGGTCCCGATGGACCCCCGAGTGGTGGCCCAGGGCGACGCGGGCACGCCGATCGTGCTGTCCGAGCCGGAGGCGCCGGCTTCGGTGGTGTTGAGTGATGTGGCAAAGAAGCTTTCGGTAAGGGCACGCGGTTTGGCGGGGATGATGCTGAACGTGACACCGGCCGGCCGCTGA
- the tatB gene encoding Sec-independent protein translocase protein TatB, with protein MFESVGWGEILVLIIAGLFILGPERLPEAASWLAKSVRKVREFATGAKEQLREEMGPEFDQLRKPLEDLRGLRNFDPKRVVTQHLFDGDSDPLGLKGITNGSSTPANGSNGYLAGQTQTPPEPLKPGERPPIDPDAT; from the coding sequence GTGTTCGAGAGCGTCGGGTGGGGTGAAATCCTCGTCCTCATCATCGCCGGTCTGTTCATCCTCGGCCCCGAGCGGCTGCCGGAGGCGGCGTCTTGGCTCGCGAAGAGCGTCCGCAAGGTCCGCGAGTTCGCGACCGGCGCGAAGGAGCAGCTCCGCGAGGAGATGGGCCCGGAGTTCGACCAGCTCCGCAAGCCGCTGGAGGACCTGCGCGGCCTGCGAAACTTCGACCCGAAGCGCGTGGTGACGCAGCACCTGTTCGACGGCGACTCGGACCCGCTCGGCCTGAAGGGCATCACGAACGGCAGCAGCACCCCGGCCAACGGGTCGAACGGCTACCTGGCCGGCCAGACCCAGACACCGCCGGAGCCGCTCAAGCCGGGCGAGCGCCCCCCGATCGACCCGGACGCAACGTAG
- a CDS encoding trypsin-like peptidase domain-containing protein, which produces MMTEPNVNPEQPGAREADRLGPRPLARPAVDPAQAAVFGRPQGVDGAFDKLYSPQKANGVNLAPPAPESLAEAFRRPPGAEGVLLERPREATGDAPDVEPPLWTGTRDPWRDPGAAAVLAGPAVPAEDEEKPAKRPPGALLSLPEVLFGRRVQPKALVLLGVVALLIGAAGGVVGWWAADTGTELTGSATISEAEAGKERPAGSVAEIAKRVSPAVVSLEVFKPGAESGEQGSGVMIDPQGYILTNEHVIASAAADPGVKVTAVFIDGTRTEAKLVGADQKTDLAVVKVNVTNPTVLQVGKSADLQVGDTVMAIGSPLALQNSVTAGIVSALNRPITAGGDNGAPPVTYEAIQTDAAINHGNSGGALVDSTGALVGINSSIRSSGADGGSIGIGFAIPSDYAVKIAKALIKDGKVQHADIGINASSTVAGSSTMGAQVKNVAPGGPAANAGIKEGDVITKIGNRLVRDSAEMTVAVRAHDVGEVVPVSLARDGASFVVDVTLASD; this is translated from the coding sequence ATGATGACCGAGCCGAACGTGAATCCCGAGCAGCCCGGCGCGCGTGAAGCCGACCGGCTGGGCCCGCGGCCGCTCGCGCGACCGGCCGTCGATCCCGCGCAGGCCGCCGTCTTCGGCAGGCCGCAGGGTGTCGACGGGGCGTTCGACAAGCTCTACTCCCCGCAGAAGGCCAACGGCGTCAACCTCGCCCCGCCCGCTCCCGAATCGCTCGCCGAGGCCTTCCGGCGGCCGCCCGGGGCCGAAGGGGTGCTGCTCGAACGGCCTCGGGAAGCCACCGGGGACGCTCCGGACGTCGAACCGCCCCTGTGGACCGGCACCCGCGACCCGTGGCGGGATCCCGGGGCTGCCGCCGTTCTCGCCGGGCCCGCCGTGCCCGCCGAAGACGAGGAAAAGCCCGCCAAACGTCCTCCCGGTGCGCTCCTGAGCCTGCCCGAGGTGCTCTTCGGGCGCCGTGTGCAGCCGAAGGCGCTCGTCCTGCTCGGGGTCGTCGCCCTCCTCATCGGTGCCGCCGGCGGGGTCGTCGGGTGGTGGGCCGCCGACACCGGCACCGAGCTCACCGGGTCCGCCACCATCTCCGAAGCCGAGGCCGGCAAGGAACGGCCCGCCGGGTCCGTCGCCGAAATCGCGAAACGCGTCTCGCCCGCCGTCGTCTCGCTCGAGGTGTTCAAGCCCGGCGCCGAGTCCGGCGAGCAGGGCTCCGGCGTCATGATCGACCCGCAGGGCTACATCCTCACCAACGAGCACGTCATCGCCTCCGCCGCCGCGGACCCGGGCGTCAAGGTCACCGCCGTCTTCATCGACGGCACCCGCACCGAGGCCAAGCTCGTCGGCGCCGACCAGAAGACCGACCTCGCCGTCGTGAAGGTGAACGTCACCAACCCGACCGTGCTGCAGGTCGGCAAGTCCGCGGACCTGCAGGTCGGCGACACCGTGATGGCGATCGGCTCCCCGCTGGCGCTGCAGAACTCGGTGACCGCCGGCATCGTCAGCGCGCTGAACCGGCCGATCACCGCGGGCGGCGACAACGGTGCCCCGCCGGTCACCTACGAGGCCATCCAGACCGACGCGGCGATCAACCACGGCAACTCCGGCGGCGCGCTCGTCGACTCCACCGGCGCGCTGGTCGGCATCAACTCGTCGATCCGCTCGTCCGGCGCCGACGGCGGCAGCATCGGCATCGGCTTCGCCATCCCGAGCGACTACGCGGTGAAGATCGCGAAGGCGCTGATCAAGGACGGCAAGGTCCAGCACGCCGACATCGGCATCAACGCGTCGTCGACGGTCGCCGGCTCGTCGACGATGGGTGCCCAGGTGAAGAACGTCGCGCCGGGCGGCCCGGCCGCGAACGCGGGCATCAAGGAGGGCGACGTCATCACGAAGATCGGCAACCGGCTCGTGCGCGACTCCGCCGAGATGACGGTGGCGGTCCGCGCGCACGACGTCGGCGAAGTGGTCCCGGTGTCGCTCGCTCGTGACGGCGCGAGTTTCGTCGTGGACGTAACCCTGGCTTCCGACTGA
- a CDS encoding anti-sigma factor gives MTAPRGWALPESHLLPDVVVAFVDGELSHGARDRAASHITRCPACAAEVRAQRQMGETIRRAGAPSMSAGFLASLQSIPQHTELPSAPDNLAVTADGQLVAVQRPDRVAGLRDAGVLGGVAPLGSSAPLGQSPNVLGGGRFKRRAAQGAGVVVSGLVLSALALVGTSADGDGTPETGGGAPQPANLLPAQMAVPQQPAPVSTPVSTTPAVLPAGIR, from the coding sequence ATGACCGCACCGCGAGGCTGGGCGCTCCCCGAGTCGCACTTGCTGCCGGACGTCGTGGTGGCGTTCGTCGACGGCGAGCTGTCCCACGGCGCACGCGATCGCGCGGCGTCGCACATCACCCGCTGCCCGGCATGCGCGGCCGAAGTGCGCGCGCAGCGGCAGATGGGCGAGACGATCCGCCGGGCCGGAGCGCCGTCGATGTCGGCCGGGTTCCTGGCGAGCCTCCAGTCGATCCCGCAGCACACCGAGCTGCCGAGCGCTCCGGACAACCTGGCCGTGACGGCCGACGGCCAGCTGGTCGCGGTCCAGCGCCCCGACCGGGTCGCGGGCCTGCGCGATGCGGGCGTGCTGGGTGGTGTGGCGCCGTTGGGATCATCGGCCCCGCTGGGCCAGTCCCCGAACGTCCTCGGCGGCGGCCGGTTCAAGCGCCGCGCCGCCCAGGGAGCGGGGGTCGTGGTGTCGGGCCTGGTGCTGAGCGCGCTGGCCCTGGTGGGGACCTCGGCGGACGGCGACGGAACCCCGGAGACGGGCGGCGGAGCCCCCCAGCCGGCGAACCTGCTGCCGGCCCAGATGGCGGTGCCCCAGCAGCCGGCCCCGGTGTCGACGCCGGTGAGCACGACACCGGCGGTGCTGCCGGCGGGCATCCGCTGA
- the sigE gene encoding RNA polymerase sigma factor SigE: MEVPAPTMQNAVADAGAQPVTLDEAAWTPPSWDEVVREHGDRVYRLAYRLTGNTHDAEDLTQETFIRVFRSLASYKPGTFEGWLHRITTNLFLDMARRRSRVRMEGLPEDTDRIVGDDPSPEQVYSDTHLDPDLQAALDELPPEFRAAVVLCDVEGLSYEEIGATLGVKLGTVRSRIHRGRQALRASLERRRSHAPQSAKVTV; this comes from the coding sequence ATGGAGGTGCCTGCTCCCACGATGCAGAACGCCGTTGCCGACGCCGGGGCCCAGCCCGTGACCCTGGACGAGGCCGCCTGGACGCCTCCGTCCTGGGACGAGGTCGTGCGCGAACACGGTGACCGGGTCTACCGGCTCGCCTACCGCCTGACCGGCAACACCCACGACGCCGAGGACCTCACGCAGGAGACCTTCATCCGGGTCTTCCGCTCGCTGGCGTCCTACAAGCCCGGCACGTTCGAGGGCTGGCTGCACCGGATCACCACCAACCTGTTCCTGGACATGGCCCGCCGCCGCTCGCGCGTGCGGATGGAAGGCCTGCCCGAGGACACCGACCGCATCGTGGGCGACGACCCGAGCCCCGAGCAGGTCTACTCCGACACCCACCTGGACCCGGACCTGCAGGCGGCGCTCGACGAGCTGCCCCCGGAGTTCCGCGCCGCCGTCGTGCTGTGTGACGTCGAGGGGCTGTCGTACGAGGAGATCGGCGCCACGCTGGGCGTCAAGCTGGGCACCGTCCGCAGCCGCATCCACCGCGGGCGCCAGGCGCTGCGCGCGTCGCTCGAGCGCCGGCGCAGTCACGCACCGCAGTCTGCGAAGGTGACGGTATGA